The Bicyclus anynana chromosome 3, ilBicAnyn1.1, whole genome shotgun sequence genome has a window encoding:
- the LOC128199897 gene encoding uncharacterized protein LOC128199897, with protein sequence MTSSRGRTRSEVRDAAEHRRSEDRGAGSRGPRAAVLPPRARPLAAGASQRRAAPGATKLCGYCGCVHKKFECPAYGQKCNRCFRKNHFSRVCGVNYIENSDDEDSQASG encoded by the exons ATGACGTCATCGCGAGGCCGAACACGAAGCGAGGTACGTGACGCGGCGGAGCATCGGCGGAGCGAGGACCGCGGCGCGGGGTCGCGGGGCCCGCGCGCTGCTGTgctgccgccgcgcgcgcgcccccTGGCGGCCGGCGCTAGCCAGCGACGCGCCGCGCCGGGCGCGACCAAACTGTGCGGTTACTGTGGTTGTGTTCATAAAAAGTTTGAATGTCCGGCGTATGGACAGAAGTGTAATCGGTGCTTtcgaaaaaatcatttttctcGCGTATGTGGAGTGAATTATATTGAGAACTCGGATGATGAG GATAGTCAGGCGTCCGGTTAG
- the LOC128199868 gene encoding uncharacterized protein LOC128199868, producing MTNPSSSVAATSELAAITLSSKIPDFWTDQPRVWFIRTEAMLAPQKLSDDARYDLVVSKLNKEAIQQVTDLLIEPPPTKKFDTLKARLLKIYEESKNRQLQKLISEMELGEQKPSQLLRRMRELAKDSIPDDTLRILWQGHLPSSVRAVLAVSEIKELEHLSSIADNVYETTRTTHNVSEITQPPTTDTDRILAEIAKLTVKVNELERSRSRSRPRRWNYDRSRSASRTRDPSEPRRTPDSPGWLCFYHNRFRGKARKCTEPCAWKNQSEN from the coding sequence ATGACAAATCCATCTTCTTCGGTAGCAGCGACTTCAGAATTGGCCGCCATCACTCTTTCGTCAAAAATACCGGATTTCTGGACCGACCAGCCCAGGGTATGGTTTATACGGACGGAAGCAATGCTGGCACCACAGAAGTTATCAGACGACGCAAGATACGACTTGGTAGTGTCCAAACTCAACAAGGAAGCCATACAGCAGGTAACTGACCTATTAATAGAACCACCGCCAACGAAGAAATTTGACACCCTTAAAGCTCGCttacttaaaatatatgaagaatCTAAAAACCGTCAGTTACAAAAGCTAATTAGCGAGATGGAACTTGGGGAGCAAAAACCATCCCAACTTCTTCGACGGATGAGGGAGCTAGCAAAGGATAGCATCCCGGATGACACACTCCGTATCCTATGGCAAGGGCACCTGCCTAGTTCCGTACGGGCAGTGCTTGCAGTCTCCGAGATAAAAGAGCTGGAACACCTATCGTCAATCGCCGATAACGTATATGAGACTACGCGCACCACACACAACGTAAGCGAGATTACACAACCACCAACCACCGACACGGATAGGATTTTGGCAGAAATAGCCAAACTAACCGTGAAAGTGAATGAGCTCGAAAGATCAAGATCAAGATCGAGACCACGTCGCTGGAATTACGATCGTTCGCGTTCAGCATCTCGGACACGCGATCCTTCAGAACCGCGACGCACCCCGGACTCACCAGGTTGGCTCTGTTTCTATCACAACCGGTTCCGCGGCAAAGCTCGGAAATGCACGGAACCCTGCGCGTGGAAAAATCAGTCGGAAAACTAA
- the LOC128199898 gene encoding translation initiation factor IF-2-like isoform X1 yields the protein MIRTSIMALRLLPARLPPARLVTARALAHEARAPCTPAARPPHDARDAGAPAPCQPAARPPCRAPAARPAAGLRVTCCPAGRGARPPCARPPPPPPLACSDLARTEDPQGSAPDAATAGGGACGARLDLVARRLAAAERARRAAYENELAARQPRVAPPRRAYRLAAARECLRATDGRRYSVRDAAAPARCGPGRQAPAPRAVLVEPFDACRPSLDRRPDPCAHRPKIFLEVDRASAPAPSPAPPAHELAETRREVGSAVSPSPAAGLLRRLAGVGRGSTGRRRLHTETAACGASPASPGVTERSSEVALRERGRWAEAARGRELAPAGGALELRVPPSAEALRVRVSVDFAAATPRPSAARAPDTRALSCVSDARGPDSWLSIKKIHKRITDGWRDVEGSKSKKRPQECSTTRPAAPAPSPSRTPAARQPCGPCGPRPSQDKSRLHQGTTLFLCNNELLASDKNKF from the exons ATGATCCGGACAAGTAT CATGGCGCTCCGCCTGCTGCCCGCCCGCCTGCCGCCCGCCCGCCTGGTGACCGCGCGAGCGCTGGCGCACGAGGCGCGGGCGCCCTGCACGCCCGCCGCGCGGCCGCCGCACGACGCGCGCGACGCGGGCGCGCCGGCGCCGTGCCAGCCCGCCGCGCGGCCGCCGTGTCGCGCGCCCGCCGCTCGCCCCGCCGCCGGCCTGCGCGTGACGTGCTGCCCGGCCGGCCGCGGCGCGCGCCCGCCCTgcgcccgcccgccgccgccgccgccgctcgcCTGCTCCGACCTGGCGCGG ACGGAAGATCCCCAGGGTAGCGCCCCGGACGCTGCGACGGCCGGCGGCGGCGCGTGCGGCGCGCGGCTCGACCTGGTGGCGCGCCGGCTCGCGGCCGCagagcgcgcgcgccgcgccgcctaCGAGAACGAGCTGGCCGCGCGCCAGCCGCGCgtcgcgccgccgcgccgcgcctACCGCCTGGCGGCCGCGCGCGAGTGCCTGCGCGCCACGGACGGGCGCCGCTACTCGGTGCGCGACGCGGCCGCGCCGGCGCGCTGCGGGCCGGGCCGCCAGGCGCCGGCGCCCCGCGCCGTGCTCGTCGAGCCCTTCGACGCGTGCCGGCCGAGCCTCGACCGTCGGCCGGACCCGTGCGCTCACCGACCAAAAATATTCCTCGAAGTCGATCGTGCATCTGCCCCCGCCCCGagccccgcgccgcccgcgcacgAGCTCGCGGAAACGCGGCGAGAGGTGGGCTCCGCCGTGAGCCCGTCGCCCGCCGCCGGGCTGCTGCGCCGGCTCGCGGGCGTCGGGCGCGGATCGACGGGCCGGCGCCGGCTGCACACGGAGACCGCGGCGTGCGGGGCGAGCCCGGCCTCGCCGGGGGTGACCGAACGCAGCTCGGAGGTCGCGCTGCGAGAGCGGGGGCGGTGGGCGGAGGCGGCGCGAGGCCGCGAGCTGGCGCCGGCGGGCGGGGCGCTGGAGCTGCGCGTGCCGCCGTCCGCCGAGGCGCTGCGCGTGCGCGTGTCGGTCGACTTCGCCGCGGCGACGCCTCGTCCCtccgccgcccgcgccccggACACTCGAGCTCTCTCCTGTGTTTCCGACGCTCGTGGTCCAGATTCTTGGCTgtcgataaaaaaaatacataaaagaaTTACAGACGGATGGAGAGATGTCGAAGGCTCGAAGTCGAAGAAGCGACCGCAGGAGTGCTCGACGACGCGACCGGCGGCGCCCGCGCCGAGCCCCAGCCGCACACCAGCCGCGCGGCAGCCGTGCGGTCCGTGCGGACCGCGCCCGTCGCAGGACAAGTCGCGACTTCATCAGGGCACGACTTTATTCTTGTGCAATAACGAATTGCTTGCgagtgataaaaataaattctag
- the LOC128199898 gene encoding translation initiation factor IF-2-like isoform X2, translated as MALRLLPARLPPARLVTARALAHEARAPCTPAARPPHDARDAGAPAPCQPAARPPCRAPAARPAAGLRVTCCPAGRGARPPCARPPPPPPLACSDLARTEDPQGSAPDAATAGGGACGARLDLVARRLAAAERARRAAYENELAARQPRVAPPRRAYRLAAARECLRATDGRRYSVRDAAAPARCGPGRQAPAPRAVLVEPFDACRPSLDRRPDPCAHRPKIFLEVDRASAPAPSPAPPAHELAETRREVGSAVSPSPAAGLLRRLAGVGRGSTGRRRLHTETAACGASPASPGVTERSSEVALRERGRWAEAARGRELAPAGGALELRVPPSAEALRVRVSVDFAAATPRPSAARAPDTRALSCVSDARGPDSWLSIKKIHKRITDGWRDVEGSKSKKRPQECSTTRPAAPAPSPSRTPAARQPCGPCGPRPSQDKSRLHQGTTLFLCNNELLASDKNKF; from the exons ATGGCGCTCCGCCTGCTGCCCGCCCGCCTGCCGCCCGCCCGCCTGGTGACCGCGCGAGCGCTGGCGCACGAGGCGCGGGCGCCCTGCACGCCCGCCGCGCGGCCGCCGCACGACGCGCGCGACGCGGGCGCGCCGGCGCCGTGCCAGCCCGCCGCGCGGCCGCCGTGTCGCGCGCCCGCCGCTCGCCCCGCCGCCGGCCTGCGCGTGACGTGCTGCCCGGCCGGCCGCGGCGCGCGCCCGCCCTgcgcccgcccgccgccgccgccgccgctcgcCTGCTCCGACCTGGCGCGG ACGGAAGATCCCCAGGGTAGCGCCCCGGACGCTGCGACGGCCGGCGGCGGCGCGTGCGGCGCGCGGCTCGACCTGGTGGCGCGCCGGCTCGCGGCCGCagagcgcgcgcgccgcgccgcctaCGAGAACGAGCTGGCCGCGCGCCAGCCGCGCgtcgcgccgccgcgccgcgcctACCGCCTGGCGGCCGCGCGCGAGTGCCTGCGCGCCACGGACGGGCGCCGCTACTCGGTGCGCGACGCGGCCGCGCCGGCGCGCTGCGGGCCGGGCCGCCAGGCGCCGGCGCCCCGCGCCGTGCTCGTCGAGCCCTTCGACGCGTGCCGGCCGAGCCTCGACCGTCGGCCGGACCCGTGCGCTCACCGACCAAAAATATTCCTCGAAGTCGATCGTGCATCTGCCCCCGCCCCGagccccgcgccgcccgcgcacgAGCTCGCGGAAACGCGGCGAGAGGTGGGCTCCGCCGTGAGCCCGTCGCCCGCCGCCGGGCTGCTGCGCCGGCTCGCGGGCGTCGGGCGCGGATCGACGGGCCGGCGCCGGCTGCACACGGAGACCGCGGCGTGCGGGGCGAGCCCGGCCTCGCCGGGGGTGACCGAACGCAGCTCGGAGGTCGCGCTGCGAGAGCGGGGGCGGTGGGCGGAGGCGGCGCGAGGCCGCGAGCTGGCGCCGGCGGGCGGGGCGCTGGAGCTGCGCGTGCCGCCGTCCGCCGAGGCGCTGCGCGTGCGCGTGTCGGTCGACTTCGCCGCGGCGACGCCTCGTCCCtccgccgcccgcgccccggACACTCGAGCTCTCTCCTGTGTTTCCGACGCTCGTGGTCCAGATTCTTGGCTgtcgataaaaaaaatacataaaagaaTTACAGACGGATGGAGAGATGTCGAAGGCTCGAAGTCGAAGAAGCGACCGCAGGAGTGCTCGACGACGCGACCGGCGGCGCCCGCGCCGAGCCCCAGCCGCACACCAGCCGCGCGGCAGCCGTGCGGTCCGTGCGGACCGCGCCCGTCGCAGGACAAGTCGCGACTTCATCAGGGCACGACTTTATTCTTGTGCAATAACGAATTGCTTGCgagtgataaaaataaattctag